GCGGCGATGCGGGCTACGCCGAGGTCGCGGCGAGCGACCTCACCGCCACACAGGTGCGCACCCCGGCGATTCGGGGCTTCGACGACTAACGACAACTCACGAGTGAGGGCCGCATCCTTTGCAGGATGCGGCCCTCACTCGTTCTGGCTCGCTAGCTAGCCGGCTGCAGCTCGGCTACTCGCCGGTCGGCTCGCCGACCACCGGGATCGCCCCGGTCGCCGTCTGCGCGTGCTCGGCCGTGCCGTCGCCGCGGCCATCGTCGAGGTCGGTCGCGGCGCCCGAGAACTGCGACTGGTAGAGGCGCCAGTAGGCACCCCGCTGCGCGAGCAGGGAGTCGTGGTTGCCCTGCTCGACGATCGAGCCCTGCTCCATCACGAGGATGAGGTCGGCGTCGCGAATCGTCGAGAGGCGGTGCGCGATCACGAAGCTCGTGCGGCCCTGACGCAGCGCGTTCATGGCGTGCTGCAGCAGGAGTTCGGTGCGGGTGTCGACCGAGCTCGTCGCCTCATCGAGGATGAGCACAGCAGGGTTCGCGACGAACGCGCGGGCGATCGTGATGAGCTGCTTCTCGCCGGCCGAGACGTTCGAGGCGTCCTCGTCGAGCATGGTGTCGTACCCGTCGGGCAGCGACTGCACAAAGCGGTCGACGTAGGTCGTACGAGCCGCCTCCTTGATCTCCTCATCGCTCGCGTCGTCGTTGCCGTAGCGGATGTTCTCGAGGATCGACCCCTGGAACAGCCACGGGTCCTGCAACACCATTCCCGTGCGGGCGCGCACGTCGTGGCGCCGGAGGTCGCCGGTCGGCTGGCCGTCGAGCAGGATCTGCCCGGAGTCGACGTCGTAGAACCGCATGACGAGGTTCACGAGCGTCGTCTTGCCGGCACCCGTCGGCCCGACGATGGCCACCGTCTGGCCCGGCTCCACGCTGAAGCTGAGGTCTTCGATGAGCGGGCGCCAGTCGGGCGAGTCCTTGTCCTTCGAGTACGAGAACGCCACGTGATCGAACTCGATCTTGCCGGGGCCCGGCACGAGCTCGGGCGAGTTCGGGTCGTCCTCGGGCTCATCCTCGGCGTCGAGCAACTCGAACACGCGCTCGGCTGAGGCGGTGGCCGACTGGATGACCGGAGCCATCTGGCCGACCTGACCCATCTGGCCCGAAAACTGCTGCGAGTACTGCATGAACGCCTGCACGTCACCGAGGCGGAGGTTACCGCTGGCGATCTGCAGGCCACCGATCACGGCGACACCGACCGTCGACAGTGTGCCGGC
The Gulosibacter sediminis genome window above contains:
- a CDS encoding ABC transporter ATP-binding protein, which encodes MTDAPTTNSNATIDEFDEETAAAAAAGGDWSGTGADSRPAKNFWPSFKRLLGLLAPWKLTFAFATVLGVIWVLLTLWAPRLLGNATNLIFEGVISAQMPAGISKEQVVAQLEAEGQHNFAEMVSAMDLVPGQGVDFYALSQTLLLVLAVYLIAMLLDYWVGYMLNGIVIKAMHGLRRSVEAKVHSLPLSYFDRTKRGELLSRVTNDVDNITNALQQSLIYVINAVLMIIGLLIMMFTISWLLALIALVTLPITGIIMAVIGPRSQKAYQGQWKSTGRLNARVEESFSGHALVRVFGREQDSREKFNAENDELFQASFKAQFLSGLMMPLMQFAGTLSTVGVAVIGGLQIASGNLRLGDVQAFMQYSQQFSGQMGQVGQMAPVIQSATASAERVFELLDAEDEPEDDPNSPELVPGPGKIEFDHVAFSYSKDKDSPDWRPLIEDLSFSVEPGQTVAIVGPTGAGKTTLVNLVMRFYDVDSGQILLDGQPTGDLRRHDVRARTGMVLQDPWLFQGSILENIRYGNDDASDEEIKEAARTTYVDRFVQSLPDGYDTMLDEDASNVSAGEKQLITIARAFVANPAVLILDEATSSVDTRTELLLQHAMNALRQGRTSFVIAHRLSTIRDADLILVMEQGSIVEQGNHDSLLAQRGAYWRLYQSQFSGAATDLDDGRGDGTAEHAQTATGAIPVVGEPTGE